From one Anaeromyxobacter diazotrophicus genomic stretch:
- the gspC gene encoding type II secretion system protein GspC, translating to MLDLFFRKYAWTATLLLLFAAAWLCARTVNTVVAAVIRPRPAVDLSALPSAAARPVAPPRLDSERLYALVGQKPPAAPAAGQEAGAGAQPQGPQNCADRNAAPVKSGLRAQLVAAVISDHPRSSIASITDLNTRETRVYGIGDQLLGATVLSIERLRDDRDATGSGVKVVAIVCDGGQKQYVDFEPGDGSGAPPPRPLARPGVPEEAEPAGPSAAEGVKKLADNRYEVKKKFIDETLSNLNNVATQARIVPSFKNGVANGFKLFSIQPGSLYSAIGVENGDVIQRINGYEMNSPDKALEVYQKLRETPHISIEIERNGQVIRKEYNVTGP from the coding sequence ATGCTCGACCTCTTCTTCAGAAAATACGCCTGGACGGCCACCCTGCTGCTGCTCTTCGCGGCGGCGTGGCTCTGCGCACGCACCGTGAACACGGTGGTGGCGGCCGTCATCCGCCCGCGCCCGGCGGTCGACCTCAGCGCGCTCCCCTCCGCGGCGGCCCGCCCCGTCGCGCCGCCGCGGCTCGACTCCGAGCGGCTGTACGCGCTGGTCGGCCAGAAGCCGCCGGCGGCGCCCGCCGCCGGGCAGGAGGCGGGCGCGGGGGCGCAGCCGCAGGGGCCGCAGAACTGCGCCGATCGCAACGCGGCGCCGGTGAAGAGCGGCCTGCGCGCCCAGCTCGTGGCCGCGGTGATCTCCGACCACCCGCGCTCCTCCATCGCCTCCATCACCGACCTCAACACCCGCGAGACGCGCGTCTACGGCATCGGGGATCAGCTCCTCGGCGCGACCGTCCTCTCCATCGAGCGGCTGCGCGACGACCGCGACGCCACCGGCAGCGGGGTCAAGGTGGTCGCCATCGTCTGCGACGGCGGGCAGAAGCAGTACGTGGACTTCGAGCCGGGCGACGGCTCCGGCGCCCCGCCGCCGCGCCCGCTGGCGCGCCCGGGCGTCCCGGAGGAGGCGGAGCCCGCCGGCCCCAGCGCCGCCGAGGGCGTGAAGAAGCTCGCCGACAACCGGTACGAGGTGAAGAAGAAGTTCATCGACGAGACGCTCTCGAACCTGAACAACGTCGCCACCCAGGCGCGCATCGTCCCCTCGTTCAAGAACGGCGTCGCGAACGGCTTCAAGCTCTTCTCCATCCAGCCGGGCTCGCTCTACTCCGCCATCGGCGTGGAGAACGGCGACGTCATCCAGCGCATCAACGGGTACGAGATGAACTCGCCCGACAAGGCGCTGGAGGTCTACCAGAAGCTCCGCGAGACCCCGCACATCTCGATCGAGATCGAGCGCAACGGGCAGGTCATCCGCAAGGAGTACAACGTCACCGGTCCGTGA